In Candidatus Defluviilinea proxima, a single genomic region encodes these proteins:
- a CDS encoding cysteine desulfurase — protein MIYFDYSATTPVDSRVLDAMTPYFSASFGNPSSVHRFGQIAESAIDSARETVARILNCRPDEIIFTSCGSESDNLAIRGAAYAMREKTGAKQILASRTEHPAITKTLLHLEKYEGFLIEWLDVNEQGMVTPEVVAKAISNNTAVVSVMYANNEIGTINPIKEIAAICHAKNVLFHTDAVQAAAYLHVDVNKLGVDMMSLGAHKFYGPKGVGALYVRKGTPLISTLTGGGQEFSLRAGTQNVPYIVGFAEALRLTYEERERRVEHVRPLRDKIIGTVLETIPDSRLTGDMESRLPQHASFAFKDVDGNLLLTLLDAAGFACSSGSACKTGNPEPSEVMNAIGLSRDWGLGSLRVTLGTHTTSSDIESFLKALPELVQKARKLNKA, from the coding sequence ATGATCTATTTCGACTATTCCGCTACAACACCAGTGGATTCACGCGTACTTGACGCGATGACTCCCTACTTTTCGGCCTCTTTTGGCAATCCCTCGTCTGTTCACCGTTTCGGACAGATCGCCGAGTCTGCGATCGATTCCGCACGCGAGACGGTGGCACGCATCCTCAATTGCCGTCCCGATGAAATTATTTTTACTTCGTGTGGTTCTGAGTCGGATAACCTTGCTATTCGTGGCGCAGCCTATGCCATGCGCGAAAAGACTGGTGCAAAGCAGATCCTCGCCTCGCGCACAGAACACCCTGCGATCACCAAAACATTGTTACATCTTGAAAAATACGAGGGCTTTCTCATCGAATGGCTGGACGTGAACGAACAAGGCATGGTCACGCCTGAAGTTGTGGCGAAGGCGATCTCTAACAACACTGCAGTTGTCTCTGTGATGTATGCGAACAATGAAATCGGCACGATCAACCCGATCAAAGAAATTGCTGCAATCTGTCATGCGAAGAACGTTCTCTTTCACACGGATGCTGTGCAAGCTGCGGCCTATCTGCATGTGGATGTGAACAAACTTGGCGTGGATATGATGTCGCTTGGTGCGCACAAGTTCTACGGGCCGAAAGGCGTCGGTGCGTTATACGTCCGAAAAGGGACGCCGCTCATCTCGACACTGACAGGTGGCGGGCAGGAATTCAGTCTGCGGGCTGGGACTCAGAACGTGCCTTATATCGTTGGCTTTGCAGAAGCACTGCGACTGACTTACGAAGAACGCGAACGGCGTGTGGAACACGTCCGCCCCTTGCGAGACAAGATCATCGGAACTGTCCTTGAAACAATCCCCGATTCGCGTTTGACCGGCGATATGGAATCTCGTTTACCGCAACATGCCAGTTTTGCCTTCAAAGATGTAGATGGTAACTTGTTGCTCACATTGCTCGATGCAGCGGGTTTTGCCTGCTCATCAGGTTCTGCTTGTAAAACAGGTAATCCCGAACCGAGCGAAGTGATGAATGCCATCGGCTTATCGCGTGATTGGGGACTTGGGTCCCTGCGTGTGACATTGGGCACTCATACGACATCTTCTGATATCGAATCGTTTTTGAAAGCTCTGCCCGAATTGGTTCAAAAAGCCCGTAAATTGAATAAAGCCTAA